GCTCTGACATTCGTGATTTATTGTCTAGTTTTTGAATGTTTGTGTACTTGTTTGGCATTTTGCCTcagtgttaggagctagtaacacacgcATTTCGCTGTAAcggctataacatctgctaaactgtcaTTTGATTTACCTTGGTGACAGGCGACCCGAGTTTCGAGACTCACCCCCTTCATTCATAGTATCTAAATAACATCTTTGCATTTCAGGTACAGATGAGCACGGACTCAAAATCCAACAGGCTGCCAATGCTGCCGGACAGGATCCTCTAAGTTTCTGCACTGAAGTATCTGAGAGATTCAAATACCTCTTCAAGAGCTGTCACATCTCATACACTGACTACATCCGTACCACTGAGGAGAGACACCGCTGTGCAGTGGAGCACTTCTGGACCGTGCTTCAGAGTAAAGGCTTCATCTATAAGGGGAATTATGAAGGCTGGTACTCCACGCAGGACGAGAGCTTCCTCATGCCATCGCAGGTGGGAGATGCCAAGGATTCATCAGGGAAGGAGATCAAGATCTCTCTGGAGAGCGGCCACAAGGTAGGCTAAAGGATGACTTCATAAATAGTTGTTGCTCGCATCATAACAAGGTTTACTACTACATCTCATTGATTCATGTCATTTACTGAGTGTTGTTCCTTGGTATGGCCATGTAACGCTTCTCTTTCTAGCATAAGAAATGTAATAACGATTAGGAAGGTGAGATAAAATGTAGAAGGTGTCTGTATTCAAAACGTGATGTTTCTGAAGTAACACCTACACAATCTGAAAGAGAACAGGAAAAATCATATCCATTGACTCAGATAAATTCAGGTCCAGTGACTCAAGCAGGTTtgaattataaaaataaaaaaaactatatttAGTACTCTAGTGCTCTTTTATACATTGTTTTTCTCATCAAATAAAATCTGGTTTGTCTTTTGCAGGTGGAGTGGATGAAGGAGGAGAACTACATGTTCCGTCTGTCTGAGTTCCGGTCCCGGCTGCAGGAGTGGCTGGAGGGGAACCCCAGAGCAGTGCAGCCAGAACGGTTCCACCGCGCCGTTCTCCAGTGGCTCCAGGAGGACCTCCCAGACCTCTCTGTCTCCCGCCAGAGAAGCCGCCTCCAGTGGGGCATTCCAGTTCCTGGTGACCTCGACCAGACAATCTACGTGTGGTTAGACGCCCTGGTCAACTACCTCACAGTGGCTGGTTACCCGGACTCACACTCTCAATGGTGGAGGGCTGCCCATCATGTCGTGGGAAAGGACATTCTCAAATTCCATGCCATCTATTGGCCAGCATTCCTACTGGCTGCTGACTTGCCCCTCCCACAGACCATACATGTGCACTCTCATTGGACAGTGGGAGGGAAGAAAATGTCTAAAAGCTTGGGGAATGTGGTGGACCCCCTGGAGAGGTCTCAAAGGTTCACCATAGACGGTATGAGGTACTTCCTCCTGCGCCAGGGGGTCCCAGACACAGACTGCGACTATGACGATGATAAAGTGGTCAAACTGCTCAATGCCGAGCTGACAGACTCGCTGGGTGGCCTTCTAAACCGCTGCACTGCCCCCTCTCTCAACCCAGCTCAGGTCTACCCCCACTTCTGCTCTGACTCCTTCCCCAGTCAAGGGGCTGTAGCACATAAGGGGAGGGCTGTGGATGAAGATTATCA
This genomic stretch from Oncorhynchus tshawytscha isolate Ot180627B linkage group LG21, Otsh_v2.0, whole genome shotgun sequence harbors:
- the mars2 gene encoding methionine--tRNA ligase, mitochondrial translates to MMKTYLSIIRNCKVAQRWSFNHATRCALSPSPSFWNCKRLMVRRLCTDIPTEDRNYYITTPIFYVNAAPHIGHLYSAVTADFLHRYKLLQGFNSRFVTGTDEHGLKIQQAANAAGQDPLSFCTEVSERFKYLFKSCHISYTDYIRTTEERHRCAVEHFWTVLQSKGFIYKGNYEGWYSTQDESFLMPSQVGDAKDSSGKEIKISLESGHKVEWMKEENYMFRLSEFRSRLQEWLEGNPRAVQPERFHRAVLQWLQEDLPDLSVSRQRSRLQWGIPVPGDLDQTIYVWLDALVNYLTVAGYPDSHSQWWRAAHHVVGKDILKFHAIYWPAFLLAADLPLPQTIHVHSHWTVGGKKMSKSLGNVVDPLERSQRFTIDGMRYFLLRQGVPDTDCDYDDDKVVKLLNAELTDSLGGLLNRCTAPSLNPAQVYPHFCSDSFPSQGAVAHKGRAVDEDYHMLDAVRALPAVVEQHYDSVQVYKALEAINRCVRQTNGFVQRHTPWKLGSGDGRDQLWLDTILHVSLECLRMYGTLLQPIVPEIADKLLSRLGVKPVEKSWAALDFLVKYQGKDCPFEGRALGPDTGVLFNRLERPNAEKGKPKKAKKATKVKS